The following is a genomic window from Bacillota bacterium.
AAATTAAGCAAAGCCAGCCAGCAACCCTCAGGCAGTTGGGCAAGAAATTCTATTCTGAAAAGGGGCATAAAGGAGGGAATTGGCGAGTAGAAATCAAAAAGGGTAAAGGGAGAAGGCATCAGTCACAGAGGGTGTCCGGGTGCCATACATAATATTCAAGGGAGTGTTGTTGTGAAAATCGCAATTACCGGGAAGGGTGGAGTAGGAAAAACCACTCTTGCTGCTGGATTGGCGCAACTTTTCGCCCAACAAGGTTACCAGGTATATGCAGTTGACGCCGACCCCGATATCAGTCTTGGCACTACGCTGGGAGTACCGCAGGAGCGACTGGCCTCCCAACCGCCGCTGATCGAGATGAAACAGTTGATTGCAGAGCGGACGGGAGGGGGCGGTCTTGTTTATATTCTGAATCCGCAAGTTGATGATGTCCTCGATAAATATGCAATTGATCTCGGCCGGATCAAGTTGCTCCGCATGGGGGCTGTCAAGCAGGCAGGTACGGCCTGTTACTGCCCCGAAAATGCCTTCCTTCATGCTGTTGTAGACTCTCTCCTCCTCGGGAATCACGAAGTTGTCATTTTGGATATGGGCGCCGGGATAGAGCATTTAACTCGCGGCACGGCGCGCGGCGTTGATCTTATGCTTGTTGTAACGGAGCCTACAAAGGTAAGCGTGGATACGGCGCGCGTCATTCAAAAGCTGGCAGGAGAAATGGGTGTGCCCAAAATTAAAGTAATCGGCAACAAGGTTCGTTCAGCCAGGGAAAGAGAATTTCTCTATGAGCATTTTCGAGAAGAAGAAATCTTGGGATGCCTGGAATTTGATGAAGAACTTTGGGAGAAGGGGATGCTGGAGGACCCCCGGGGGTTGCGAGAGATTTTATTGAAGTCTGTAACTAAAGTCTTTGATCAGATTTTAAGAGAGGTAGGTGAGGCGGCGGGCGCAAGCAACTAGAGAGTGTTCGCCTCCAGAGCCCGGGGTTGGCAGCACGGAAGGGGAGCAGATGAAGGCATCCCGGCTCGGAGAGAGAACCTGCGGTTGGTTTTAAATTTTTATCAAAGGGAGGTTAAATGTATGCCGAGATTTAGTGATACTTCTCTTCAGAATTCCAAGCCGTCGGTAGACCGTAAAAACAGAATCAAAGATCCCAAAAACATCAAGCGCACCATCGATCCGGCTGCCCTGGAAATGCTTGACTATACTACGGAAAACAACATTATTACGGCTTTTGACCGATGGTCTGCTCAGCAGCCCCAGTGTGCTTTTGGCTACCAGGGAATCTGTTGCCGTATTTGTTTTGCCGGCCCGTGCCGCATTAAGGCCGAAGAAGGTCCTGGCAGCATGGGTATTTGTGGGGCCAAGGATTACACGATTGTTGCTCGCAACGCCATCAGGATGATGGCAGGAGGTTGTTCCGCCCACTCCGATCACGGCCGGGAGGTTGCAAATGTCCTGCTTCACATGGCGGAGGGGCATGCGCCTGACTACAAGGTAACAGATTCTCAGAAACTGCAGCGTGTGGCCAAATATTTGGGAATCAATGTCGAAGGTAAGTCGGATATAGAACTCGCTAAGGAAGTCGCAGAGATAGCTTTAGAGGACTTCGGAAAGCAAGACGATTCGCCGTGCGCCTTCTTGTGGTCCGCAATTTGCGAGGCTCGCAAAAATAAATATCAGGAATGCGATGTTGTTCCTACCGCAATCGACCGCTCAGTTGTAGAAGTTCTGCACAGGACTCACGTTGGGGTTGACGCGGATCCCGTAAACCTGATCTTTGGCGGTATCAAGTGCTCGCTGGCGGATTTTACAGGCATGCGCCTCTCTACTGAGTTGTCTGATATTCTTTTTGGAACCCCGAAGCCGGTGATGAGCGAAGCCAACCTGGGTGTTATTGACCCCGATAAAGTAAACATTATTGTTCACGGCCACAACCCCATTTTGAGCCAGATGGTTGTTGATGTGGCAAAGACGATGGAAGAAGAGGCGAAAGCGGCAGGCGCCAAGGGGATCCAGATCTCCGGGATTTGCTGTACCGGCAACGAGGTTCTGATGAGGAATGGAGTTCCCATCGCCACCAGCTATATGGCGCAGGAGCTTGCGATTGCAACAGGTGCAATCGATGTGATGGTTGTGGACGTTCAGTGCATCATGCCTGCAGTGCGCAATGTCGCCGAGTGCTTCAACACAAAGATCGTCACGACTCTGCCGATCTCCAAGATCCCCGGCTCCTACCACTTTGCCTTTGACGAAGCGCGGGCAGCAGAAAGCGCAAGGAATGTGATCAGCCTCGCCATTGAAACCTTTAAGGTT
Proteins encoded in this region:
- a CDS encoding P-loop NTPase, yielding MKIAITGKGGVGKTTLAAGLAQLFAQQGYQVYAVDADPDISLGTTLGVPQERLASQPPLIEMKQLIAERTGGGGLVYILNPQVDDVLDKYAIDLGRIKLLRMGAVKQAGTACYCPENAFLHAVVDSLLLGNHEVVILDMGAGIEHLTRGTARGVDLMLVVTEPTKVSVDTARVIQKLAGEMGVPKIKVIGNKVRSAREREFLYEHFREEEILGCLEFDEELWEKGMLEDPRGLREILLKSVTKVFDQILREVGEAAGASN
- the cooS gene encoding anaerobic carbon-monoxide dehydrogenase catalytic subunit, which encodes MPRFSDTSLQNSKPSVDRKNRIKDPKNIKRTIDPAALEMLDYTTENNIITAFDRWSAQQPQCAFGYQGICCRICFAGPCRIKAEEGPGSMGICGAKDYTIVARNAIRMMAGGCSAHSDHGREVANVLLHMAEGHAPDYKVTDSQKLQRVAKYLGINVEGKSDIELAKEVAEIALEDFGKQDDSPCAFLWSAICEARKNKYQECDVVPTAIDRSVVEVLHRTHVGVDADPVNLIFGGIKCSLADFTGMRLSTELSDILFGTPKPVMSEANLGVIDPDKVNIIVHGHNPILSQMVVDVAKTMEEEAKAAGAKGIQISGICCTGNEVLMRNGVPIATSYMAQELAIATGAIDVMVVDVQCIMPAVRNVAECFNTKIVTTLPISKIPGSYHFAFDEARAAESARNVISLAIETFKVRKASGRAVKIPQFKNKLMAGFSFEALMDLFAAINPDNPVSVLTDAILNGEIAGVCLLAGCNNLEAVYEKSHTEIIKGLAQNNVFLVGTGCVMQAAAKHGLCTYDAVEKYAGPGLKAFIDRLYEANKDKLPDKLPLAFHMGSCVDNTRAADLWTAMANQLGVDVPKVPFVASAPEAMSEKAVAIGTWVVAHGIPTHVGTMPPLEGSSLVWSVVTCIAHDVYGGYFILETDPEVAVKKLVAALEYRTWKLGIHRKAAEQYETELCQGF